From a region of the Lactuca sativa cultivar Salinas chromosome 4, Lsat_Salinas_v11, whole genome shotgun sequence genome:
- the LOC111884933 gene encoding microtubule-destabilizing protein 60, with product MEPNGKNAGAVPLTPSKSKHSSKSKLPENVNPNVTSPNPKALNSPSVKSATKVQKSAMKKPNQISSPSPKNKIRERKFVVAKKNSKRDKDKTLISVDCKCKASGNSDKCLCVAYETLRASQEGFFNRSEVAVQEENPSLPVGLQGKSEEDDVFETSGDKRRREKLLDEARKSIPEPGSGRVLHLVKAFENILTLPDSNEDEFEDQTNSNPERRFSSTSFSPSDLLLTAENLGLRSSLDGSHGSTSNRISGGGRQSRRNSSDSSSSSFGGSRWKRRTLKATSQRPFKLRTEQRGRTKQEEFMKKVQEMIIQQQKQRIPIAQGLPFTTDEPECLVKPPVKESTKPIDLVLHSDVRAVERAEFDHHVHEKLSYIEQYKLEREKQQKLEEEEELKRLRKELVPKAQPMPYFDRPFIPRRSEKQPTIPKEPKFHDHPHHKKIKCCMSWSDMHVQCQQR from the exons ATGGAACCTAACGGCAAGAACGCCGGAGCAGTGCCACTGACACCGTCGAAGTCAAAGCATTCCAGCAAGTCAAAGCTACCAGAGAATGTAAACCCTAACGTTACGAGCCCTAATCCGAAAGCCTTGAATTCCCCTTCAGTCAAATCAGCGACTAAAGTCCAGAAATCGGCGATGAAGAAACCTAATCAGATCTCTTCGCCTTCTCCCAAGAACAAGATTCGGGAGAGGAAGTTTGTGGTGGCGAAGAAGAATTCGAAGAGAGACAAGGATAAAACCCTGATTTCAGTCGATTGTAAGTGTAAGGCTAGTGGTAATTCGGACAAATGTTTGTGTGTTGCTTATGAGACTCTTAGGGCTTCTCAGGAAGGGTTTTTCAATCGGAGTGAAGTTGCTGTTCAAGAAGAAAACCCTAGTTTACCTGTAGGTCTTCAAGGAAAATCCGAAGAAGATGACGTTTTTGAGACGTCCGGTGATAAGAGGAGAAGGGAGAAACTGTTAGATGAAGCAAGAAAGAGTATTCCTGAACCTGGATCTGGAAGAGTTTTGCATTTGGTCAAGGCCTTCGAGAATATTCTCACGTTACCAGATTCAAATGAGGATGAATTCGAAGATCAGACAAACAGCAATCCTGAGAGACGATTCTCTTCCACTTCATTCAGCCCATCTGATCTCTTACTCACTGCAGAAAATCTAGGGTTGCGTTCTTCACTTGATGGCAGCCATGGGAG CACTTCAAACAGGATTTCAGGAGGTGGTCGTCAAAGCAGAAGAAAC AGTTCTGATTCATCATCTTCAAGTTTTGGAGGCAGCAGATGGAAAAGACGAACACTCAAGGCTACCTCCCAGCGACCTTTCAAGCTTAGAACAGAG CAAAGAGGACGAACAAAACAAGAAGAGTTCATGAAGAAAGTCCAGGAGATGATAATTCAACAACAAAAGCAACGGATTCCCATTGCTCAAGGCCTCCCATTTACTACAGATGAACCAGAA TGTCTAGTGAAACCACCTGTGAAAGAAAGTACAAAACCCATCGATCTTGTGTTGCATAGTGATGTGAGGGCAGTTGAGCGTGCTGAGTTTGATCATCATGTGCATGAAAAGCTCTCTTATATTGAGCAATATAAGCTGGAAAGAGAAAAACAGCAAAAG ttggaagaagaggaagaattaAAGAGGTTAAGGAAGGAACTTGTACCAAAGGCTCAACCTATGCCTTACTTTGATAGACCTTTCATCCCAAGAAG GTCAGAAAAGCAACCAACAATACCAAAAGAACCAAAGTTTCATGATCACCCTCACCATAAGAAGATAAAGTGTTGCATGTCTTGGAGTGATATGCATGTTCAATGCCAGCAGAGGTGA